One Setaria viridis chromosome 7, Setaria_viridis_v4.0, whole genome shotgun sequence genomic region harbors:
- the LOC117863266 gene encoding BRCA1-associated RING domain protein 1, translated as MESLRRFLNPLVLNLQKMELELTCPVCLKLLCAPTTLPCHHTSCSKCATTPTSNGYSCAICKSAYHSQDLRPASHLEAIVSIHRSLSSTVSTMVQEQDAQVHIPVAKTASHGTPESGNRSGVEKSDMKTFSPVASKLVYNQSTGPEFGNMDGIQTRDPAFENKAADAAVATTVLVQKGHSGSQSSDGPGDLDCDSYDLEGELITSRSPPQTALKREANVMDDHTRELKKQKPNDQVQRQTTGDWKCEFCHSSQVTECTGPLSHYLHGEPLEADQAWKSNVQHVHEKCIEWAPQAFFTGEIANNLEPELARASKIKCSVCGLKGAALGCLVKSCRKSFHVPCAHKIKGCRWDEENFVMLCPTHSSKKLPCERSKSKKKAKLLQPSSDIDDLNSPSPMQMDEHWITSPVLTSERVICGSALNGRERELLDQFEHQTGITVTNSWSSNVTHVIANTDERGACARTLKVLMAILAGKWVLNVNWLRACIEARELIPEEPYEVRCDVHGSFDGPRTGRLRAMQQAPSLFAGLTFYFSGHFMPAYKVSLEDLITAAGGSILEKTELSSTSLILYSVEPPQGSNLDALNEIIKKREAEAQESAAAVGCRAIPHTWLLDSIASCTLQLTV; from the exons ATGGAGAGCCTGAGGAGGTTCCTGAACCCGCTGGTGCTCAACCTGCAGAAGATGGAGCTGGAGCTCACCTGCCCCGTCTG CCTGAAGTTGCTCTGCGCGCCCACAACGCTACCGTGCCACCACACATCCTGcag CAAGTGTGCCACCACGCCGACTTCTAATGGCTATAGCTGCGCCATTTGCAAATCAGCCTATCATTCTCAAG ATTTAAGGCCAGCTTCTCACCTTGAGGCGATAGTGAGCATTCACAGGAGCCTAAGCTCCACAGTCAGCACCATGGTTCAAGAGCAGGATGCTCAAGTTCACATTCCTG TTGCAAAGACAGCGTCTCATGGAACACCAGAATCGGGGAACAGAAGTGGGGTAGAGAAATCTGACATGAAAACTTTCAGCCCAGTTGCTTCGAAGTTAGTATATAACCAATCAACCGGCCCTGAATTTGGGAACATGGATGGTATTCAAACAAGAGATCCTGCATTTGAGAACAAAGCTGCTGATGCAGCTGTTGCAACAACTGTCCTTGTACAAAAGGGGCATTCTGGGTCACAATCTTCTGATGGTCCTGGGGATTTGGACTGTGACAGCTATGATCTTGAAGGGGAACTG ATAACAAGCAGATCACCTCCTCAAACTGCACTGAAAAGAGAGGCAAATGTAATGGATGACCATACCAGAGAATTGAAGAAGCAAAAACCAAATGATCAGGTTCAAA GACAAACAACCGGTGATTGGAAATGTGAATTTTGTCATTCTTCCCAAGTCACTGAG TGTACTGGACCTTTGTCACATTATCTACATGGGGAGCCATTAGAGGCTGACCAAGCTTGGAAATCAAATGTTCAGCATGTCCATGAGAAATGCATTGAATG GGCTCCCCAAGCATTCTTTACTGGTGAGATCGCGAACAACTTGGAGCCTGAGTTGGCCCGTGCTTCTAAGATCAAGTGCAGTGTTTGTGGCTTGAAAGGTGCAGCACTTGGTTGCCTTGTTAAGAGCTGCCGCAAGAGCTTTCATGTCCCATGTGCCCACAAGATCAAAGGCTGCAGATGGGATGAA GAAAACTTTGTTATGCTGTGTCCTACTCATTCATCAAAAAAGTTGCCTTGTGAGAGATCAAAGTCAAAAAAGAAGGCCAAGCTACTACA ACCATCTTCTGACATTGATGATCTGAATTCACCTTCTCCAATGCAAATGGATGAACATTGGATCACCTCACCTGTTCTGACTAGTGAGCGGGTGATATGTGGATCCGCCCTCAATGGCCGTGAGAGG GAACTCTTGGATCAATTTGAGCATCAAACTGGGATTACAGTAACTAACAGTTGGAGCTCGAATGTGACTCATGTGATTGCTAATACAGATGAACGTGGGGCATGTGCTAGGACACTCAAGGTTCTAATGGCTATTTTAGCGGGGAAATGGGTTCTCAATGTAAATT GGTTGAGAGCCTGTATTGAGGCTAGAGAACTAATCCCAGAAGAGCCCTATGAAGTCAGGTGTGATGTTCATGGCTCTTTTGATGGCCCTCGCACAGGAAGACTTCGAGCGATGCAACAG GCACCAAGTCTGTTTGCCGGGTTAACCTTCTATTTCAGTGGCCATTTCATGCCAGCATACAAGGTTAGCCTTGAAGATTTGATTACTGCAGCAGGGGGGTCGATTTTGGAGAAGACCGAGCTTTCTAGTACATCCTTAATTCTCTACAGTGTAGAGCCGCCACAAGGAAGCAATCTAGACGCCCTTAATGAGATCATCAAGAAGAGAGAAGCTGAGGCTCAAGAATCGGCAGCGGCAGTTGGCTGCAGAGCTATTCCTCACACATGGCTTCTGGATTCTATTGCATCTTGCACCCTGCAGTTGACGGTGTGA
- the LOC117862853 gene encoding uncharacterized protein, translated as MSLSEKLEAARVALGKRKERERELQAAQAQPPLPAVAAKPEPGKPAPARAAGNKLLAGHLAHEFLAHGTLLGRRIEPSRAGPAQATAPAPAARAEPDPRRRYAEVSWLLMTSGAHVPGVVNPTQLGRWLQIKD; from the coding sequence ATGTCGCTCAGCGAGAAGCTGGAGGCGGCGCGTGTCGCTCTCGGCAAGCGCAAGGAGCGGGAGCGCGAGCTGCAGGCCGCGCAGGCGCAGCCCCCCCTCCCGGCGGTTGCGGCTAAACCCGAGCCGGGCAAGCCGGctccggcccgcgccgccggcaacAAGCTGCTGGCCGGCCACCTGGCCCACGAGTTTCTCGCCCACGGCACCCTCCTGGGGCGCCGGATCGAGCCGAGCCGCGCCGGCCCGGCTCAGGCCACGGCTCCGGCTCCCGCAGCGCGAGCCGAGCCGGACCCGAGGAGGAGGTACGCGGAGGTGTCCTGGCTGCTGATGACCAGCGGGGCCCACGTCCCCGGCGTCGTCAACCCGACGCAGCTCGGCCGCTGGCTGCAGATTAAGGACTGA
- the LOC117864781 gene encoding septin and tuftelin-interacting protein 1 homolog 1: MDADERRYATHGRDAGDNCRWARARWGTGGYSASAHRADVPGRYGADYGRPPQKRPHGSGDLPKHVHFVSAADSAAVPSGDSRNPASSSSWDPARQATSPAPAPGSLASNTVVAKMMKRMNYKEGTGLGRHGQGIVAPIEVIPRPKNAGLGTAEGSITGWADDEPPPSAENWPKWDEAGGAKKRKRDLVFDVKILATPPEERAAEAVAWVHKALARASRWSSGGQGEPCYGEETLAAAISKAIARVQEASASGALTTGELIREFTALKEQCPREYTTYRLAIAAPLLRRAVFRQWEPLSDPSRGQEAVLELKGTLLDDGSAASPYAALVDDVVVGPALASAAETWDARDPEPMVRFLETWGDALPLPAIQRVLEQVVMPKLSAAVESWEPLWGPVPCHVWVRPWIPLLGRWLEPLYATVRGKLGRELQGWHAARASADRDMVLPWKDAFGPAAWGEFVGGHVVPYLRRGLRAVRVTPPEQDDGGFRGMMRWAPSVVSASDMARLLEEEFFGKWQDALCRWLWAARPTVAEAMAWHERWKRFLTPELLADERVRVPIEAGLEKISRAAQGLEIYRPPGRGQHAREVYSCRYRSRGRAGVGCGRNRRQQ; encoded by the coding sequence ATGGACGCCGACGAGCGGCGCTACGCGACCCACGGCCGCGATGCCGGCGACAACTGCCGCTGGGCTAGGGCACGGTGGGGAACGGGCGGATACTCCGCGTCTGCCCACCGCGCCGATGTTCCCGGTCGCTACGGCGCCGACTACGGCCGTCCGCCGCAGAAACGACCACACGGCTCCGGCGATCTCCCCAAGCACGTCCATTTCGTCTCCGCGGCCGACTCTGCGGCCGTTCCGTCCGGAGATTCTCGTAATCCCGCATCGTCGTCGTCTTGGGATCCGGCTCGGCAGgccacgtcgccggcgccggcgcccgggaGCCTGGCGTCCAACACGGTGGTGGCGAAGATGATGAAGCGCATGAACTACAAGGAAGGCACGGGCCTCGGCAGGCACGGCCAGGGGATCGTCGCTCCCATCGAAGTGATCCCGCGGCCCAAGAACGCTGGCCTCGGCACCGCCGAGGGATCCATCACCGGCTGGGCGGACGACGAGCCGCCTCCCAGCGCGGAGAACTGGCCCAAGTGGGACGAAGCCGGAGGAGCAAAGAAACGGAAGCGCGATCTGGTGTTCGACGTGAAGATCCTCGCCAcaccgccggaggagagggccGCCGAGGCCGTCGCGTGGGTGCACAAGGCACTCGCCCGGGCGTCTCGGTGGTCGAGCGGCGGCCAGGGGGAACCATGCTACGGGGAGGAgacgttggcggcggcgatcaGCAAGGCCATCGCGCGGGTGCAGGAGGCGAGCGCGTCAGGGGCGCTCACGACGGGCGAGCTGATCCGCGAGTTCACGGCCTTGAAGGAGCAGTGCCCCCGGGAGTACACGACGTACCGCCTCGCGATCGCGGCGCCGCTACTGCGGCGCGCGGTGTTCCGGCAGTGGGAGCCGCTCAGTGACCCGTCGCGCGGGCAGGAGGCGGTGCTCGAGCTCAAGGGCACGCTGCTAGACGACGGGTCGGCCGCGTCGCCGTACGCCGCGCTGGTCGACGACGTTGTTGTGGGGCCCGCGCTGGCGTCGGCGGCCGAGACGTGGGATGCCAGGGACCCGGAGCCGATGGTCCGGTTCCTGGAGACGTGGGGGGACGCGCTGCCGCTGCCTGCCATCCAGCGCGTCCTCGAGCAGGTGGTCATGCCGAAGCTGTCGGCCGCCGTGGAGTCCTGGGAGCCCCTGTGGGGGCCCGTGCCGTGCCACGTCTGGGTGCGCCCGTGGATCCCGCTCCTCGGGCGCTGGCTCGAGCCGCTGTACGCGACGGTGAGGGGCAAGCTCGGGAGGGAGCTGCAGGGGTGGCACGCGGCCCGGGCCTCGGCCGACCGCGACATGGTGCTGCCGTGGAAGGACGCGTTcgggccggcggcgtggggggAGTTCGTCGGCGGCCACGTCGTGCCGTACCTGAGACGGGGCCTGCGGGCGGTGCGCGTCACGCCGCCGGAGCAGGACGACGGCGGGTTCCGTGGGATGATGAGGTGGGCGCCGTCCGTGGTGTCGGCGTCGGACATGGCGCGGCTCCTGGAGGAGGAGTTCTTCGGCAAGTGGCAAGACGCGCTGTGCCGGTGGCTGTGGGCAGCGAGACCCACCGTGGCGGAGGCCATGGCGTGGCACGAAAGGTGGAAGCGGTTCTTGACGCCGGAGCTGCTCGCCGACGAGCGCGTGCGTGTGCCCATCGAGGCCGGCCTCGAAAAGATTAGCCGCGCAGCCCAAGGTCTGGAGATTTACCGGCCGCCGGGACGGGGGCAGCACGCCCGCGAGGTCTACTCTTGCCGCTACAGATCACGAGGGCGTGCGGGCGTTGGTTGTGGACGTAATAGGCGCCAACAGTGA